Proteins from one Falsirhodobacter algicola genomic window:
- a CDS encoding metal ABC transporter substrate-binding protein has translation MPTRLPLSLGTFIAGLLLASSAMAAEGRLKVVTTFTVLADMTRHVAGDDADVVSITKPGAEIHGYEPTPQDIVGAQDADLILWNGLNLERWFEQFFQNLHDVPSVTLSEGVDPISISGGDYDGKPNPHAWMSPENAQIYVTNIEKALSEYDPAHAADYAANAEAYRQQLRATLDPLRAEIAAVPKNRRWLVTCEGAFSYLARDLGLKELYLWPINSDQMGTPQQVRHVVDQVRANAIPAVFCESTVNTAPARQIARETGAQYGGVLYVDSLSEPDGPVPSYLDLLRVTTKTVADGLAATND, from the coding sequence ATGCCGACACGACTGCCGCTCTCTCTCGGAACCTTCATCGCGGGCCTGCTGCTGGCCTCTTCGGCCATGGCCGCAGAGGGCCGCCTGAAGGTCGTCACCACCTTCACCGTTCTGGCCGACATGACGCGCCATGTGGCCGGCGACGACGCCGATGTCGTCTCCATCACCAAGCCGGGGGCCGAGATCCACGGCTACGAGCCCACCCCGCAGGACATCGTCGGCGCGCAGGATGCCGATCTGATCCTGTGGAACGGGCTGAACCTCGAACGCTGGTTCGAACAGTTCTTCCAGAACCTGCACGACGTGCCTTCGGTCACCCTGTCCGAAGGGGTCGATCCCATCTCCATCTCGGGCGGCGATTACGACGGCAAGCCCAACCCCCATGCGTGGATGAGCCCCGAAAACGCGCAGATCTACGTCACCAACATCGAAAAGGCCCTGTCCGAGTACGATCCGGCCCATGCCGCCGATTATGCCGCCAATGCCGAAGCCTACCGCCAGCAGTTGCGCGCCACCCTCGATCCGCTGCGCGCCGAAATCGCCGCCGTGCCCAAAAATCGCCGCTGGCTCGTGACCTGCGAAGGCGCGTTCAGCTACCTTGCGCGCGATCTCGGCCTGAAGGAGCTCTATCTCTGGCCGATCAACTCCGATCAGATGGGCACGCCGCAGCAGGTGCGCCATGTCGTCGATCAGGTCCGCGCGAACGCCATTCCCGCCGTCTTCTGCGAAAGCACCGTGAACACGGCCCCCGCACGCCAGATCGCCCGGGAAACCGGCGCGCAGTACGGCGGCGTGCTCTATGTCGACAGCCTGTCGGAACCGGACGGCCCGGTGCCGAGCTATCTCGATCTTCTGCGCGTCACCACCAAGACCGTCGCCGACGGGCTTGCCGCGACGAACGACTGA
- a CDS encoding manganese/iron ABC transporter ATP-binding protein: protein MMQTDTSPDDIGILARDVTVTYRNGHTALRDASFQIPRGTVTALVGVNGAGKSTLFKAVMGFVPVARGEIRLLGLTVREALRRNLVAYVPQSEEVDWSFPVLVEDVVMMGRFGHMGLLRRPSAADRAAVDTALARVNMQDYRHRQIGELSGGQKKRVFLARALAQDGRVILLDEPFTGVDVKTEEQIVALLGELRAEGRVMLVSTHNLGSVPEFCDRVVLVKGTVLCHGPTDTTFTRANLEKAFGGVLRHVTLGGDLLHDDHDPRQVSILSDDERPFVQYGERTHRQERSE, encoded by the coding sequence ATGATGCAGACAGATACCTCCCCGGACGACATCGGCATCCTCGCGCGCGATGTGACCGTCACCTACCGGAACGGGCACACCGCCCTGCGCGACGCCTCCTTCCAGATCCCGCGGGGCACCGTCACCGCGCTGGTGGGGGTGAACGGCGCGGGCAAATCCACGCTCTTCAAGGCGGTGATGGGCTTCGTTCCCGTCGCGCGCGGCGAGATCCGCCTTCTGGGCCTCACCGTCCGCGAGGCGCTGCGCCGCAATCTCGTGGCCTATGTCCCCCAATCCGAAGAGGTGGACTGGTCCTTCCCCGTTCTGGTGGAGGATGTGGTGATGATGGGCCGCTTCGGCCATATGGGCCTGCTGCGCCGCCCCTCCGCCGCCGACCGCGCGGCGGTCGATACCGCCCTTGCCCGCGTGAACATGCAAGACTACCGCCACCGCCAGATCGGAGAGCTGTCGGGCGGGCAGAAGAAGCGCGTCTTTCTGGCCCGCGCCCTTGCGCAGGACGGCCGCGTGATCCTGCTGGACGAACCCTTCACCGGCGTCGACGTGAAGACCGAGGAACAGATCGTCGCCCTCTTGGGCGAATTGCGCGCCGAGGGGCGGGTGATGCTCGTCTCCACCCACAACCTCGGATCGGTGCCCGAATTCTGCGACCGGGTGGTGCTGGTGAAGGGCACCGTGCTCTGCCACGGGCCGACCGACACCACCTTCACCCGCGCCAATCTGGAAAAGGCCTTCGGCGGCGTTCTGCGCCACGTTACGCTCGGCGGCGATCTTTTGCATGACGATCACGACCCGCGGCAGGTCTCCATCCTCAGCGACGACGAACGCCCCTTCGTGCAATACGGCGAGCGTACCCACCGGCAGGAGCGGTCCGAATGA
- a CDS encoding metal ABC transporter permease: MILLDPFLYGYMLNAMLVSALVGGVCAFLSAYLMLKGWSLIGDALSHSVVPGVAGAYLLGLPFALGAFLSGGLAAGAMLFLSDRSGLKVDVVIGLIFTSFFGLGLFMISLNPIAVSVQTITMGNILAITPEDTLQLVIIGVVSLCVLLLRWKDLMVVFFDESHARSVGLRPGLLKGVFFMLLSASVVAAMQTVGAFLVVAMVVTPGATAYLLCDRFPRLIVLSVAIGTATSFVGAYVSFFLNGAPGGIIVCLQTLIFLATFTFAPKHGMLAARRKARAALEGEAS; encoded by the coding sequence ATGATCCTGCTCGATCCTTTCCTCTACGGATACATGCTGAACGCGATGCTCGTCTCGGCGCTGGTCGGCGGGGTCTGCGCGTTCCTGTCGGCCTATCTGATGCTCAAGGGCTGGTCGCTGATCGGCGACGCGCTCAGCCATTCGGTCGTTCCGGGCGTGGCGGGGGCCTATCTTCTGGGCCTGCCCTTCGCGCTCGGCGCCTTTTTGTCGGGGGGGCTGGCGGCGGGGGCGATGCTGTTCCTGTCGGACCGTTCGGGCCTGAAGGTGGATGTGGTGATCGGGCTGATCTTCACCTCCTTCTTCGGGCTGGGGCTGTTCATGATCTCGCTCAACCCGATCGCGGTGTCGGTGCAGACCATCACCATGGGCAACATCCTCGCCATCACCCCCGAAGACACGCTGCAACTCGTGATCATCGGCGTCGTCTCGCTCTGCGTGCTGCTGCTGCGCTGGAAGGACCTGATGGTCGTGTTCTTCGACGAAAGCCATGCGCGGTCGGTCGGGCTGCGTCCGGGGCTGTTGAAGGGGGTGTTCTTCATGCTGCTGTCGGCCAGCGTGGTCGCCGCGATGCAGACGGTGGGGGCCTTCCTCGTCGTGGCCATGGTGGTGACGCCGGGGGCGACGGCCTATCTGCTCTGCGACCGTTTCCCCCGGCTGATCGTGCTGTCGGTGGCGATCGGCACGGCCACGAGCTTCGTCGGCGCCTATGTCAGCTTCTTTCTCAATGGCGCGCCGGGCGGCATCATCGTCTGCCTGCAGACGCTGATCTTCCTCGCGACCTTCACCTTCGCGCCCAAGCACGGGATGCTGGCCGCACGCCGCAAGGCCCGCGCCGCGCTGGAGGGAGAGGCATCATGA
- a CDS encoding metal ABC transporter permease produces the protein MTDTLLLPFQFSFMQNAFWIAIIVAVPTALLSCFLVLKGWALMGDAVSHAVLPGIVLAYIFNIPLIFGAFAAGMITSTATGFLSSNSRVKQDTVMGIVFSGMFGLGIVLYTSITSDMHLDHILFGNMLGVGPQDLWVAGVISAVVAAALLLNWKDLMLHAFDPAQARASGLRVGMLHYGLLTVLSLTIVATLSATGLILAVGLMIAPGAIAFLTVRSFGRMLIVAVAVCMVATLGGVYVSFWIDSAPAPTIILILTAIFLMAFVRKQVAMRRASARAD, from the coding sequence ATGACCGACACCCTTCTCTTGCCGTTCCAGTTCTCGTTCATGCAGAACGCCTTCTGGATCGCGATCATCGTGGCGGTGCCGACGGCGCTTTTGTCCTGCTTTCTGGTGCTGAAGGGCTGGGCGCTGATGGGCGATGCGGTCAGCCATGCCGTGCTGCCCGGCATCGTGCTGGCCTATATCTTCAACATCCCGCTGATCTTCGGCGCCTTCGCGGCGGGGATGATCACCTCCACCGCCACGGGGTTCCTGTCCTCCAACAGCCGGGTGAAGCAGGACACCGTGATGGGCATCGTCTTTTCGGGGATGTTCGGCCTCGGGATCGTGCTCTACACCTCCATCACCTCGGACATGCATCTCGATCACATCCTCTTCGGCAACATGCTGGGGGTGGGTCCGCAGGATCTGTGGGTGGCGGGCGTCATCTCGGCGGTGGTGGCGGCGGCGCTCCTGCTGAACTGGAAGGACCTGATGCTGCACGCCTTCGATCCGGCGCAGGCGCGGGCCTCGGGGCTGCGGGTGGGGATGCTGCATTACGGGCTGCTCACCGTCCTGTCGCTGACCATCGTGGCGACGCTGTCGGCCACGGGGCTGATCCTTGCGGTCGGGCTGATGATCGCGCCGGGGGCCATCGCCTTCCTGACCGTCCGCTCCTTCGGGCGGATGCTGATCGTGGCGGTCGCGGTCTGCATGGTGGCCACGCTGGGCGGGGTCTATGTCAGTTTCTGGATCGACAGCGCCCCCGCGCCGACGATCATCCTGATCCTGACCGCGATCTTCCTCATGGCCTTCGTGCGCAAACAGGTGGCTATGCGCCGCGCCTCGGCCCGCGCGGACTAG
- a CDS encoding phosphomannomutase: MAPTFGTSGLRGLVTDLTDDLVARHVRAFLRVCPQGDRLFVGRDLRPSSPRIARAVMHAAQAAGLDVVPCGAVPTPALAEAAMAAGAGAVMVTGSHIPADRNGLKFYVPGGEITKTDETRILAALAAPTPDTAAEGRELSAPDLETRFVRRYADAFAPDALAGLRIGVYRHSSVARDLLGRALTQLGAEVVELGHSGTFIPVDTEAVEPETRQTLAEWTAAHGLNAIASTDGDGDRPMLTDASGRLVPGDVLGVLTARHLGARVIVTPVSSNDMVRRMGFERVILTRIGSPHVIAGMEEAVAADPAARVAGFEANGGFLLGFAAHPAGPLAPLMTRDSLLPILAPLVAARAAGVDLAALVAALPPCFTAADRLTGIDRDRAAGFLQRLKADPSALLGAGPPVESLDRTDGLRMNLVDGTVLHLRPSGNAPEFRIYVQAASPDAAQGMLARYRPAIAAALD, translated from the coding sequence ATGGCCCCCACCTTCGGAACCAGCGGCCTGCGCGGCCTCGTCACCGACCTGACGGACGATCTCGTCGCGCGCCATGTCCGCGCCTTCCTGCGGGTCTGCCCGCAGGGCGACCGGCTGTTCGTCGGGCGCGACCTGCGCCCCTCCTCGCCGCGCATCGCCCGCGCGGTGATGCACGCGGCGCAAGCGGCGGGCCTCGATGTCGTGCCCTGCGGCGCCGTTCCCACCCCCGCCTTGGCCGAGGCCGCGATGGCCGCCGGCGCGGGCGCCGTCATGGTCACCGGCAGCCATATCCCCGCCGATCGCAACGGCCTCAAGTTCTACGTCCCGGGCGGAGAGATCACCAAGACCGACGAGACGCGCATCCTCGCCGCCCTCGCCGCCCCCACCCCGGACACCGCCGCAGAAGGGCGCGAGCTTTCCGCCCCCGATCTGGAAACGCGCTTTGTCCGCCGCTATGCCGATGCCTTCGCACCGGACGCGCTGGCGGGGCTGCGCATCGGCGTCTATCGCCATTCCTCGGTGGCGCGCGATCTCTTGGGGCGGGCGCTCACGCAGCTCGGGGCCGAGGTGGTGGAGCTGGGCCATTCCGGCACCTTCATCCCCGTCGATACCGAAGCGGTCGAACCCGAAACACGCCAGACCCTTGCCGAGTGGACGGCGGCGCATGGCCTCAATGCCATCGCCTCCACCGATGGGGATGGCGACCGCCCGATGCTGACCGATGCGTCCGGGCGTCTGGTGCCGGGCGATGTGCTGGGCGTGCTGACGGCGCGCCATCTGGGCGCGCGCGTGATCGTCACGCCCGTATCGTCGAACGACATGGTCCGCCGCATGGGGTTCGAACGGGTGATCCTGACGCGCATCGGCTCCCCCCATGTCATCGCCGGGATGGAGGAGGCGGTGGCCGCCGATCCCGCCGCCCGCGTCGCGGGGTTCGAGGCGAATGGCGGCTTCCTTCTGGGCTTTGCCGCCCATCCCGCCGGGCCGCTGGCCCCGCTGATGACGCGCGACAGTCTGCTGCCGATCCTCGCCCCGCTGGTCGCGGCCCGCGCGGCGGGCGTCGATCTGGCGGCGCTGGTGGCGGCGCTTCCGCCCTGCTTCACCGCCGCCGACCGGCTGACCGGGATCGACCGCGACCGGGCGGCGGGCTTTCTGCAGCGGCTGAAGGCCGACCCTTCGGCGCTGCTGGGGGCCGGCCCGCCGGTAGAAAGCCTCGACCGGACGGACGGGCTGCGCATGAACCTCGTCGATGGCACGGTGCTGCATCTGCGCCCCTCGGGCAATGCGCCCGAGTTTCGGATCTATGTGCAGGCCGCAAGCCCGGACGCGGCGCAGGGGATGCTGGCGCGCTACCGCCCGGCCATCGCGGCGGCGCTCGACTAG
- a CDS encoding siderophore-interacting protein, with the protein MTDHPTIERIRHEIRRRSLSVLEAGHLTPHMIRLTLGGPELEGFHSAGFDDHVKLFVPVPGGETVMRDYTPRRHEGDHLVIDVVDHPGGPVADWARGLRPGDRVEIGGPRGSKVIGGPIAAWLLIGDETALPAIGRRIEESPADTPVTALIAVPGPADEQALTGAAPLDLRWVHRPADAGADPAPLLAALEGVDPAPGTFVWIAAEAGVTRALRAALEARGVPKTWIAASGYWQQGMADGSVKEI; encoded by the coding sequence ATGACCGATCACCCCACCATCGAGCGTATCCGGCACGAGATCCGCCGCCGCAGCCTGTCGGTGCTGGAGGCCGGGCATCTGACGCCGCACATGATCCGCCTGACATTGGGCGGCCCGGAGCTGGAGGGATTCCACAGCGCGGGCTTCGACGATCATGTGAAGCTGTTCGTGCCGGTTCCGGGCGGCGAGACGGTGATGCGCGATTACACCCCGCGCCGCCACGAGGGCGATCATCTGGTGATCGACGTGGTGGATCATCCGGGCGGGCCGGTGGCCGATTGGGCGCGCGGCCTTCGCCCCGGCGACCGGGTGGAGATCGGCGGACCGCGCGGATCGAAGGTGATCGGCGGGCCGATTGCGGCGTGGCTGTTGATCGGGGACGAAACGGCGCTGCCCGCGATCGGGCGGCGGATCGAGGAATCCCCTGCCGATACCCCCGTCACCGCGCTGATCGCCGTGCCCGGCCCGGCGGATGAACAGGCGCTGACCGGGGCGGCCCCGCTCGATCTGCGGTGGGTGCACCGGCCTGCCGATGCGGGGGCCGATCCCGCCCCGCTTCTGGCGGCGTTGGAGGGGGTGGACCCGGCCCCCGGCACCTTCGTCTGGATCGCCGCCGAGGCCGGCGTCACCCGCGCGCTGCGTGCGGCGCTGGAGGCGCGGGGCGTGCCGAAGACGTGGATCGCGGCCTCGGGCTACTGGCAGCAGGGCATGGCCGACGGTTCGGTCAAGGAGATCTAG
- a CDS encoding LysR family transcriptional regulator gives MLDRQHLSILREVDRLGSVTAAAGRLNLTQSALSHTMRKFEERHGLRVWIREGRGLRLTQAGEYLLALAQRVLPQLDDAEQVLADFAAGQRGALRVGMECHPCQQWLMRVIAPFLTAWPDVDFDMRTAFRFGGLGALLGHEIDVLITPDPMDLEGVEFTPVFDYELVLAVPQGHPVGDVAAPQDLLSEELFTYPVPVDRLDVFTRFLVPGRCAPRRHRTVETTEMMLQLVAAGRGVSAIPDWLLREEGAAALPIRAVRLGPEGIAKSIHAGVRTGEAAVPFVDAFIEIARATSL, from the coding sequence ATGCTTGACCGGCAGCATCTTTCCATCCTGCGCGAAGTCGATCGCCTCGGCAGTGTGACGGCGGCGGCGGGGCGGCTGAACCTGACGCAATCGGCCTTGAGCCATACCATGCGCAAGTTCGAGGAGCGTCACGGCCTGCGCGTGTGGATCCGCGAGGGGCGGGGCCTGCGGCTGACGCAGGCGGGGGAATATCTTCTGGCGCTGGCCCAGCGGGTGCTGCCGCAACTCGACGATGCCGAACAGGTTCTGGCCGATTTCGCCGCCGGGCAGCGGGGCGCGCTGCGCGTGGGGATGGAATGCCATCCCTGCCAGCAATGGCTGATGCGCGTCATCGCGCCCTTCCTGACCGCGTGGCCCGATGTGGATTTCGACATGCGCACGGCCTTTCGCTTCGGCGGCCTCGGCGCGCTGCTGGGGCATGAGATCGACGTGCTGATCACCCCCGATCCGATGGATCTGGAGGGGGTGGAGTTCACGCCGGTCTTCGATTACGAACTCGTCCTCGCCGTGCCGCAGGGGCATCCCGTGGGCGATGTCGCGGCGCCGCAGGATCTGCTGAGCGAGGAGCTCTTCACCTATCCCGTGCCGGTGGACCGGCTGGATGTGTTCACCCGTTTCCTCGTGCCCGGACGCTGCGCCCCGCGCCGCCACCGCACGGTGGAGACGACGGAGATGATGCTTCAGCTCGTCGCGGCGGGGCGGGGGGTCAGCGCCATTCCCGACTGGCTGCTGCGCGAGGAGGGGGCGGCCGCGCTGCCGATCCGCGCCGTCCGCCTCGGCCCCGAGGGGATCGCGAAGAGCATCCATGCCGGGGTGCGCACCGGCGAAGCCGCCGTGCCCTTCGTCGATGCCTTCATCGAGATTGCGCGCGCCACCTCGTTGTGA
- a CDS encoding CHAP domain-containing protein produces MAALALIGGMLCSAVTAMAEPQPVLVAQLTRAELTQAVAEADADIRASGVRRIWCVPFARAVSGIEIRGNAGTWWNAAAGRYPRGNVPIPGAVLNFRSTSKMPMGHVAVVSSVIDSRRITVTQANWVRNRVTEDVVIDISPKNDWSQVRVENRSNSFGSPYPTYGFIYRPAPVQRAVG; encoded by the coding sequence TTGGCAGCGCTCGCGCTGATCGGTGGAATGCTGTGCTCGGCGGTGACGGCCATGGCGGAACCGCAACCCGTTCTGGTGGCGCAGCTGACGCGGGCCGAACTGACGCAGGCGGTGGCCGAGGCCGATGCCGACATCCGCGCCTCGGGGGTGCGGCGGATCTGGTGCGTGCCCTTCGCGCGGGCCGTGTCGGGGATCGAGATCCGGGGCAATGCCGGGACATGGTGGAACGCCGCCGCGGGCCGCTATCCGCGCGGCAACGTGCCGATCCCGGGCGCGGTGCTCAACTTCCGCTCCACCTCCAAAATGCCGATGGGGCATGTGGCGGTGGTGTCCTCGGTGATCGACTCGCGGCGCATCACGGTCACGCAGGCCAATTGGGTGCGCAACCGCGTGACCGAGGATGTGGTGATCGACATCTCGCCCAAGAACGACTGGTCGCAGGTGCGGGTGGAGAACCGCTCCAACAGCTTCGGCAGCCCCTATCCGACCTATGGCTTCATCTATCGCCCGGCGCCGGTGCAGCGGGCCGTCGGATAA
- a CDS encoding LacI family DNA-binding transcriptional regulator: MASHISLTHIAETLGVSRATVSNALSGRGRVSPALAERIRNAAEEMRYVPSAAARSLRSGRSTLVGMVVPDFTMPLFGVLAQAFERAAKERGMALLVRDGRGDPAIHAEMVADLVARGVDGIVVVPVRGDDSALDHVPVPLAVVDAASNPRNIASCDHRAGARMAIGHLADLGHRSVEIIVSATRSHVSNEREAGMLAAAEAFGLKTRVRHLQPDFDTARTHARTWRPDGATAIAAAFDAIGVGLIAGFIEAGVRVPQDVSVTGFDNTIWGRIIRPDLTTVTQDLDGIADHVLDVLIGRAAGQRLFPGTLAARGSTAPPAVRGG, encoded by the coding sequence ATGGCCAGTCACATCTCTCTCACGCATATCGCCGAGACGCTGGGCGTCTCGCGCGCCACCGTCTCCAACGCGCTGAGCGGGCGGGGGCGCGTCTCCCCCGCGCTGGCCGAGCGGATCCGCAACGCGGCGGAGGAGATGCGCTATGTTCCCTCGGCGGCGGCGCGCTCCCTGCGGTCGGGGCGCAGCACGCTGGTGGGGATGGTGGTGCCGGATTTCACCATGCCGCTGTTCGGGGTGCTGGCCCAAGCGTTCGAGCGGGCCGCGAAGGAACGGGGGATGGCGCTCTTGGTGCGGGACGGGCGGGGCGATCCGGCGATCCATGCCGAGATGGTGGCCGACCTCGTGGCGCGGGGCGTGGATGGGATCGTGGTGGTGCCGGTGCGGGGCGACGATTCCGCGCTGGATCATGTGCCGGTGCCGCTGGCGGTGGTGGATGCGGCCTCCAACCCGCGCAACATCGCCTCGTGCGATCATCGGGCGGGCGCGCGGATGGCGATCGGGCATCTGGCCGATCTGGGCCACCGCTCGGTGGAGATCATCGTCTCCGCCACGCGCAGCCATGTCAGCAACGAGCGCGAGGCCGGGATGCTGGCCGCCGCCGAGGCGTTTGGCCTGAAGACCCGCGTGCGCCATCTGCAGCCCGATTTCGACACGGCCCGCACCCATGCCCGCACATGGCGCCCGGACGGGGCGACCGCGATCGCCGCCGCCTTCGATGCGATCGGCGTCGGGCTGATCGCGGGCTTCATCGAGGCGGGGGTGCGGGTGCCGCAGGATGTCTCCGTCACGGGGTTCGACAACACGATCTGGGGCCGGATCATCCGCCCCGATCTGACCACCGTCACGCAGGATCTGGACGGGATCGCCGATCACGTTCTGGATGTGCTGATCGGGCGGGCCGCGGGGCAGCGGCTGTTCCCCGGCACGTTGGCGGCGCGCGGATCGACCGCGCCGCCCGCCGTTCGGGGCGGCTGA
- a CDS encoding ParB/RepB/Spo0J family partition protein, protein MAKRRKLEAPSSDDLERFEAEFRRETPPRMPLAAPISQIAADSARAHDPRSAAERAEAARDRADAERFRNADMQGLILQDIPLDAIEADAIVRDRLVLDAEDMAELQQSIATQGMRLPIEVFRTENPQKPYGLISGYRRLRAVQNLRAMRGQGGFDTIKAIIRDPDAMGGPFVAMVEENEVRAGLSHFERGRIAVIAAQQGAFPNVEAAVDALFASASRAKRSKVRSFALIFEELGDMLMFPDALREKEGLKLAAALRDGHEAALREALAQGVIDSPQDELMRLEEVLGDLGPAPVRPERGGRPPRAAGKMRGRRAVLDTGIALTSVHDGKGWTIRLDGQRVDAELVEVAMRELERLLGPY, encoded by the coding sequence ATGGCGAAACGTCGTAAGCTGGAGGCACCGTCCTCCGATGATCTGGAGCGGTTCGAGGCGGAGTTTCGCCGCGAAACACCCCCTCGGATGCCGCTTGCGGCGCCGATCAGCCAGATCGCGGCCGACAGTGCGCGGGCCCATGATCCGCGCAGCGCGGCCGAGCGGGCGGAGGCGGCGCGGGACCGCGCGGATGCCGAACGGTTCCGTAACGCAGATATGCAGGGGCTGATCCTGCAGGACATCCCGCTCGATGCGATCGAAGCGGATGCCATCGTCCGCGACCGCCTCGTGCTCGATGCCGAGGATATGGCCGAACTTCAGCAGTCCATCGCGACGCAGGGGATGCGCCTTCCGATCGAGGTGTTCCGCACCGAGAACCCCCAAAAGCCCTATGGCCTCATCTCCGGGTATCGGCGGCTGCGGGCGGTGCAGAACCTTCGGGCGATGCGGGGGCAGGGGGGCTTCGACACGATCAAGGCCATCATCCGCGACCCCGATGCGATGGGCGGCCCCTTCGTCGCCATGGTGGAGGAGAACGAGGTCCGCGCCGGTCTCAGCCATTTCGAGCGGGGGCGGATCGCGGTGATCGCGGCGCAGCAGGGCGCCTTCCCGAATGTGGAGGCGGCGGTGGACGCGCTCTTTGCCTCCGCCTCGCGGGCGAAGCGATCCAAGGTGCGGTCCTTTGCGCTGATCTTCGAGGAGCTGGGCGACATGCTGATGTTCCCCGACGCGCTGCGCGAGAAGGAGGGGCTGAAGCTGGCCGCCGCGCTGCGCGATGGGCACGAGGCGGCCCTGCGGGAGGCCTTGGCGCAGGGGGTCATCGACTCCCCGCAGGACGAGTTGATGCGGCTGGAGGAGGTCCTTGGCGATCTGGGGCCGGCGCCGGTCCGGCCGGAACGGGGCGGCCGCCCGCCGCGCGCGGCCGGCAAGATGCGGGGCCGCCGCGCCGTGCTGGACACGGGGATCGCCCTGACATCCGTGCACGATGGCAAGGGCTGGACGATTCGTCTGGATGGCCAGCGCGTCGATGCGGAACTGGTGGAGGTGGCGATGCGCGAACTGGAGCGTCTACTCGGTCCATATTGA
- a CDS encoding AAA family ATPase, protein MTQRSDLPPYFGIDPEEEAKRLAKPIDTSRFAKAATFAARGRDDLARRGYAPDGQKRLRKFSTWEVCRYLIPIAPAHLRRVLKAHPDLPQGTGEGGAKWFSLEEILALRDHFATEGAGWREYKAWRPEGLPAKVIAVANFKGGVGKTSTAAHLAMSAALDGYRVLVIDLDSQGSMTSIMGGTVADEWQTAFPLLARDYAQSLQAENKVRAAQGLSELPLDETLTEALNVSPRNLIQSTHWPNIDLIGAQLNLYWAEFQVPVWRMQLRNWALWDSLGNALSEAGVLDDYDIVLLDTPPALGYLTINALAAADILLVPLGASFLEFDSTGRFFDMIYSTFASIEEGENRARRADGLPEMRFEWDAVRAIITRFDAAQQTDLANVVQAYFGDFMTPYRQEITAMVGQAGEQVSGIYETDYRDFNRETYVRGRETFDQTWAEVKRVLLGTWWRDQQMETEERDGETS, encoded by the coding sequence ATGACGCAGAGATCTGACCTTCCCCCCTATTTCGGGATCGACCCCGAGGAAGAGGCGAAGCGGCTCGCGAAGCCCATCGACACCTCCCGCTTCGCCAAGGCCGCCACCTTCGCCGCCCGCGGCCGCGACGACCTTGCCCGGCGCGGTTACGCCCCGGACGGGCAAAAGCGTCTGCGCAAATTCTCCACATGGGAGGTGTGCCGCTATCTGATCCCGATCGCCCCCGCCCATCTGCGCCGGGTGCTGAAGGCCCATCCCGATCTGCCGCAGGGCACGGGCGAAGGCGGCGCCAAATGGTTCTCGCTCGAAGAGATCCTCGCGCTGCGCGATCACTTCGCGACCGAGGGCGCGGGCTGGCGCGAATACAAGGCCTGGCGCCCCGAGGGGCTGCCCGCCAAGGTCATCGCCGTCGCCAACTTCAAGGGCGGCGTCGGCAAGACCTCCACCGCCGCGCATCTGGCGATGTCCGCCGCGCTCGACGGATACCGGGTGCTTGTGATCGACCTCGACAGCCAAGGCTCCATGACCTCGATCATGGGCGGGACGGTGGCCGACGAATGGCAGACCGCCTTCCCCCTTCTGGCGCGCGACTACGCCCAGTCCCTTCAGGCCGAGAACAAGGTGCGCGCGGCGCAGGGCCTCTCCGAACTGCCGCTTGACGAAACGTTAACTGAAGCGCTGAACGTTTCGCCGCGAAACCTGATCCAAAGCACGCATTGGCCGAACATCGACCTGATCGGCGCGCAGCTGAACCTCTATTGGGCCGAGTTCCAAGTGCCGGTCTGGCGGATGCAGCTGCGGAACTGGGCGCTGTGGGACAGCCTCGGCAATGCGCTGTCCGAGGCAGGAGTGCTGGACGATTACGACATCGTCCTCCTCGATACGCCCCCTGCCCTCGGCTATCTGACGATCAACGCCTTGGCCGCCGCCGACATCCTTCTGGTGCCGCTCGGGGCGTCGTTCCTCGAGTTCGATTCCACGGGCCGGTTCTTCGACATGATCTACTCCACCTTCGCCTCCATCGAGGAAGGTGAGAACCGCGCCCGCCGCGCCGATGGCCTGCCGGAGATGCGCTTCGAATGGGACGCCGTCCGCGCGATCATCACCCGCTTCGATGCGGCGCAGCAGACCGATCTCGCCAATGTCGTGCAGGCCTATTTCGGCGACTTCATGACCCCCTACCGGCAGGAGATCACTGCCATGGTCGGTCAGGCTGGCGAGCAGGTGAGCGGCATCTATGAGACCGATTACAGGGATTTCAACCGCGAGACCTATGTCCGCGGTCGGGAGACATTCGATCAGACATGGGCCGAGGTGAAGCGGGTGCTTCTGGGGACGTGGTGGCGCGATCAGCAGATGGAGACGGAGGAACGCGATGGCGAAACGTCGTAA